From Armatimonadota bacterium, the proteins below share one genomic window:
- a CDS encoding RHS repeat-associated core domain-containing protein: protein SLDVQTSAAGAVSASRVYDAFGNDLSSSGSWASRFAYAGGFGYQQDLDTGLKLLGHRYYGSSTGRFLTRDPAKAAR, encoded by the coding sequence AGAGCCTGGATGTGCAGACGTCTGCGGCGGGGGCGGTTTCCGCTTCTCGGGTTTACGATGCGTTCGGCAACGACCTGAGCTCTTCGGGCTCTTGGGCTTCTCGGTTTGCTTATGCCGGGGGGTTCGGCTACCAGCAGGATCTGGACACCGGGCTCAAACTGCTCGGCCACCGGTATTACGGCTCCTCAACCGGCCGGTTCTTGACAAGGGATCCCGCCAAAGCCGCCCGCTAA